A genomic region of Azoarcus sp. KH32C contains the following coding sequences:
- the rsmI gene encoding 16S rRNA (cytidine(1402)-2'-O)-methyltransferase → MAASPSPLSSTPSLYVVATPLGNLQDITLRAQAVLASVEAIAAEDTRHSQRLLDALGIRSRLLALHEHNEQAAVGQVIRMLEAGQHVALISDAGTPAVSDPGARAVARVREAGFPVVPVPGACAAIAALSAAGFVDNGFHFVGFLPARQAARKAAIESLRAQAVPLVFYESPHRIAECVADLADVLEPQREIVIARELTKIYEQIVRMPLADAAAWLAEDANHTRGEFVLIVSAAPAVEGIGAEAERVLGLLLAELPVKSAARLTAEITGASRNALYARALELKGG, encoded by the coding sequence ATGGCCGCCAGTCCTTCGCCTCTTTCAAGTACGCCGTCATTGTATGTGGTGGCCACCCCGCTGGGAAACCTGCAGGACATCACGCTGCGCGCCCAGGCCGTGCTTGCTTCGGTCGAGGCGATTGCCGCCGAGGACACGCGCCATAGCCAGCGGCTGCTTGATGCGCTCGGCATTCGCTCGCGGCTGCTCGCGCTGCATGAGCACAACGAACAGGCGGCCGTCGGCCAGGTGATCCGGATGCTGGAAGCCGGTCAGCACGTTGCGCTGATCAGCGACGCCGGTACCCCGGCAGTGTCCGATCCGGGTGCGCGAGCGGTGGCGCGTGTGCGGGAGGCGGGCTTCCCGGTGGTGCCGGTGCCGGGCGCGTGCGCGGCCATCGCGGCCTTGTCGGCGGCCGGTTTCGTCGACAACGGATTCCACTTCGTCGGCTTCCTCCCTGCTCGGCAGGCTGCGCGCAAGGCGGCGATCGAGTCCTTGCGGGCGCAGGCGGTGCCGCTCGTGTTCTACGAATCGCCGCACCGTATCGCCGAATGCGTGGCGGACCTGGCGGACGTGCTCGAACCGCAGCGCGAGATTGTCATCGCGCGCGAACTCACCAAGATCTACGAGCAGATCGTGCGCATGCCGCTCGCCGACGCGGCTGCATGGCTTGCGGAGGATGCGAACCATACGCGCGGGGAGTTCGTCCTGATCGTGTCCGCTGCGCCGGCGGTCGAGGGGATCGGCGCGGAGGCCGAGCGCGTGCTCGGACTGCTGCTCGCCGAGTTGCCCGTCAAAAGCGCGGCGCGGCTGACGGCCGAAATCACCGGCGCCTCGCGCAACGCCCTCTACGCGCGCGCCCTCGAACTCAAGGGCGGCTGA
- a CDS encoding phosphoheptose isomerase, translating to MDLIHRISRQFEDSARTKLDALEALAAPIAGAVEIMTGSLLNNGKILSCGNGGSAADAQHFAAELVNRFEMERPPLAAIALTTDTSTLTSIANDYDYTLVFSKQVRALGQPGDVLLAISTSGNSPNVISAIEAAHEREMRVIALTGKGGGQIGEMLTDNDIHLCVPSDRTARIQEVHLLVLHCLCDGIDCLLLGVEDE from the coding sequence ATGGACCTGATTCACCGCATCTCCCGACAATTCGAAGACAGCGCGCGAACCAAGCTCGACGCTCTGGAAGCGCTCGCTGCGCCGATCGCTGGTGCCGTCGAGATCATGACCGGCAGCCTGCTCAACAACGGCAAGATCCTCTCCTGCGGCAATGGCGGCTCGGCGGCCGATGCGCAACATTTCGCGGCCGAGCTGGTCAATCGCTTCGAGATGGAACGCCCGCCGCTCGCAGCCATTGCCTTGACGACGGATACTTCGACGCTGACGTCGATCGCGAACGACTACGACTACACCCTGGTCTTTTCGAAGCAGGTTCGCGCACTGGGCCAGCCGGGGGACGTCTTGCTCGCGATCTCGACGAGCGGCAATTCACCCAACGTGATTAGCGCTATCGAAGCCGCCCACGAACGCGAAATGCGCGTCATTGCGCTGACCGGCAAGGGCGGGGGCCAGATCGGCGAAATGCTCACGGACAACGATATCCACTTGTGCGTGCCGTCGGACCGCACCGCCCGCATCCAGGAGGTCCATCTGCTGGTGCTGCATTGCCTGTGCGACGGCATCGATTGCCTGCTACTCGGAGTTGAAGACGAATGA
- the pyrC gene encoding dihydroorotase, whose translation MQTLSLIRPDDWHLHVRDGDALATVVPHTAQRFARALIMPNLRPPVTTTAQAIEYRARINAAVPAGLKFEPLMSLYLTDNTAPDEIDRAKASGAVVAVKLYPAGATTNSDAGVTAIDKVYPVLERMEQLGMVLCVHGEVTHGDVDVFDREQVFIDRVLAPMVARFPGLRVVFEHITTSDAVQFVASVGANVGATVTAHHLLLNRNAIFAGGIRPHHYCLPVLKRETHRRALVEAVTSGSAKYFLGTDSAPHAKSTKEAACGCAGCYTAHAGIELYAEAFEQAGALDRLEAFASLNGPAFYGLPANEDRIALVKDEWTVPSAYGYLGDDPLVPLRAGESVAWRLL comes from the coding sequence ATGCAAACGCTCTCCCTGATTCGCCCCGACGACTGGCATCTGCACGTGCGCGACGGCGACGCCCTCGCCACCGTGGTTCCGCATACTGCACAACGCTTCGCTCGTGCGCTGATCATGCCCAATCTGCGGCCGCCGGTGACGACCACCGCGCAAGCCATCGAATACCGCGCGCGGATCAATGCCGCCGTTCCCGCGGGCTTGAAGTTCGAGCCGCTGATGAGCCTCTATCTCACCGACAACACAGCGCCGGACGAAATCGATCGCGCCAAGGCGAGCGGCGCGGTCGTTGCGGTGAAGCTCTATCCGGCCGGCGCGACGACTAATTCGGATGCCGGCGTGACGGCCATCGACAAGGTCTATCCCGTCCTCGAGCGCATGGAGCAGCTCGGAATGGTGCTATGCGTCCACGGCGAAGTGACGCACGGCGACGTCGATGTCTTCGATCGCGAACAGGTCTTCATTGATCGCGTGCTCGCGCCGATGGTCGCCCGTTTCCCGGGGCTGCGCGTGGTCTTCGAGCACATCACGACATCCGACGCCGTCCAGTTCGTCGCGAGCGTCGGCGCCAACGTGGGCGCGACCGTGACCGCGCACCACCTGCTGCTCAACCGCAATGCGATCTTCGCCGGCGGCATCCGGCCGCATCACTATTGCCTGCCGGTGCTCAAGCGCGAAACCCATCGCCGAGCGCTCGTCGAAGCGGTGACGAGCGGCAGTGCAAAGTACTTCCTCGGTACGGACTCGGCGCCGCATGCCAAGTCGACGAAAGAGGCGGCCTGCGGGTGTGCCGGGTGCTATACGGCTCACGCCGGGATCGAACTCTACGCCGAGGCCTTCGAACAGGCAGGCGCCCTCGATCGCCTCGAGGCGTTCGCGAGCCTGAACGGCCCCGCATTCTATGGCCTGCCCGCGAACGAGGACCGCATCGCGCTCGTGAAGGACGAGTGGACGGTGCCATCCGCATACGGGTATCTTGGCGACGATCCCCTCGTGCCCTTGCGCGCCGGCGAATCGGTTGCCTGGCGCCTGCTCTGA
- a CDS encoding YraN family protein, with product MREEKGNTGAGIVDPARGAKQARGKAAEMLAERFLSSRGVTTIARNVRCRGGEVDLICFDRGAVVFVEVRLRTNPRFGGAAASITATKRRRIELAARWWLYGAGRRHAERPCRFDAILLSSLDEDGIDWIRGAFDACFA from the coding sequence ATGAGAGAAGAGAAAGGCAATACGGGGGCAGGCATTGTCGACCCCGCGCGGGGCGCGAAGCAAGCACGCGGCAAGGCGGCCGAGATGCTGGCCGAACGTTTCTTGTCCTCGCGCGGCGTCACGACCATCGCCCGCAATGTGCGCTGTCGCGGCGGCGAAGTGGATCTGATCTGCTTCGACCGCGGGGCGGTCGTCTTCGTCGAGGTGCGCCTGCGCACGAACCCGCGCTTCGGCGGTGCCGCCGCGAGCATCACGGCAACCAAGCGCCGGCGGATCGAACTGGCGGCACGCTGGTGGCTGTATGGCGCCGGCCGGCGGCATGCCGAACGCCCCTGCCGCTTCGATGCCATCCTGCTGAGCAGCCTCGACGAGGATGGCATCGACTGGATACGCGGCGCATTCGATGCCTGCTTCGCGTAA